Proteins from one Bacillota bacterium genomic window:
- a CDS encoding thioredoxin family protein gives MALENPKIRAEAIEASEFPSLANLYNVFGVPKTVTNAGVDFDGALPESAYISQVLGR, from the coding sequence ATGGCTCTGGAGAACCCGAAGATCCGCGCCGAGGCCATCGAGGCGTCGGAGTTCCCGTCGCTGGCCAACCTCTACAACGTCTTCGGCGTGCCGAAGACGGTGACCAACGCGGGCGTCGACTTCGACGGGGCCCTGCCCGAGTCGGCCTACATCTCGCAGGTGCTCGGCCGCTGA